The following coding sequences lie in one Nitratireductor mangrovi genomic window:
- a CDS encoding XdhC family protein, which produces MDLKALETLNAERRARRAVMLVTDLGDGSGRLVREGDDLAGALGTEVDKAFRSGKSGTVEVEGRAFFINVHLPPPRIVAIGAVHISQALAPMARIAGFDVEIIDPRTAFATPERFPDTTLHAEWPEDVLSQRPLDPYTALAALTHDPKIDDLPLKAALEAGCFYVGALGSRKTHGKRLERLAEAGASHAALASISAPIGLDIGAASPAEIAVAVLAEIIGALRSRGLAATRESRAA; this is translated from the coding sequence ATGGACCTGAAAGCGCTGGAAACCCTCAATGCCGAACGGCGCGCGCGGCGCGCGGTCATGCTGGTGACCGATCTTGGCGACGGAAGCGGCCGATTGGTTCGCGAAGGCGATGACCTCGCGGGAGCACTCGGCACCGAGGTCGACAAAGCGTTCCGGTCAGGCAAGTCGGGTACCGTCGAAGTGGAAGGCCGGGCCTTCTTCATCAACGTGCATCTACCCCCGCCGCGCATCGTGGCGATTGGCGCCGTCCATATCAGCCAGGCCTTGGCGCCGATGGCGAGGATCGCCGGCTTCGACGTGGAGATCATCGACCCGCGCACCGCCTTTGCCACGCCGGAACGGTTTCCGGACACGACACTGCACGCCGAGTGGCCGGAGGATGTCCTGAGCCAGCGACCGCTCGACCCTTACACCGCGCTTGCGGCGCTGACCCATGACCCGAAGATCGACGACCTTCCGCTGAAGGCGGCACTGGAGGCTGGCTGTTTCTATGTCGGTGCGCTCGGCAGCCGCAAGACCCACGGCAAGCGGCTCGAGCGACTCGCCGAAGCCGGCGCTTCTCACGCCGCGCTGGCGAGCATCAGCGCGCCCATCGGCCTTGATATCGGGGCAGCCAGCCCCGCCGAAATAGCGGTGGCCGTGCTCGCAGAGATCATTGGAGCACTGCGTTCACGTGGGCTCGCCGCCACGCGGGAAAGTCGGGCGGCATGA
- a CDS encoding NTP transferase domain-containing protein produces MKFGAVPVGEAEGAILAHATSAGGKRLRKGTRLDRAEIDQLRAAGVETVIVAVLAADDLGEDSAATRIATALETRNIATRKAATGRVNLHADGAGVFTVDRALIDAINAVDPAITIATLAEFAPVRAGQMVATVKIIPFAVPARPVDEVVALCTGREVFAVQRFSPKRVALVQTRLPGIKTSVLDKTAATTRARLDRSGSTIVFDRRVPHEERALAAALGDAVTGSDMVLAFGASAVSDADDVIPAAIRLAGGAVERFGMPVDPGNLLVKGRIGDVVVLGAPGCARSPKENGFDWVLDRTIAGLDVSERDIAGMGVGGLLMEIASRPEPREKATRPVDLRPHAILMAAGRSSRMGGANKLLAAFDGRPLVRRSAERVVASRVRGTVAVLGHQAGTVGDALAGVSLTRIDNPDFADGLSTSIKAGLKALPADAAGALIVLADMPELTTADIDEMIAAFEQKGGRAVVRATHNGKRGNPVILPRALFGAVESLEGDTGARHLVESGLAEVIDFEIGRAATVDVDTPEAMRRAGGVLQD; encoded by the coding sequence ATGAAGTTCGGCGCCGTCCCGGTCGGTGAGGCGGAAGGCGCGATCCTGGCCCATGCCACCAGCGCTGGCGGCAAGAGGTTGCGGAAGGGCACACGGCTCGATCGTGCCGAGATCGATCAACTCCGCGCTGCCGGCGTCGAGACGGTGATCGTTGCCGTGCTCGCGGCGGACGATCTCGGCGAGGACAGTGCCGCCACCCGTATCGCCACGGCGCTCGAGACCCGCAACATTGCTACCCGCAAGGCCGCTACCGGTAGGGTCAATCTGCATGCCGACGGGGCAGGGGTGTTCACCGTCGATCGCGCGCTGATCGACGCCATCAACGCGGTCGATCCAGCAATCACCATCGCCACGCTGGCCGAGTTCGCGCCGGTCCGCGCCGGCCAGATGGTTGCGACGGTCAAGATCATTCCCTTCGCTGTGCCGGCGCGCCCGGTTGACGAGGTTGTTGCACTTTGCACCGGACGCGAGGTCTTCGCGGTCCAGAGGTTTTCCCCCAAGCGTGTCGCGCTGGTCCAGACCCGTCTTCCCGGCATCAAGACAAGCGTGCTCGACAAGACGGCGGCGACCACCAGGGCACGCCTTGATCGTTCCGGCAGCACGATCGTCTTCGACCGGCGCGTGCCGCATGAGGAAAGAGCCTTGGCCGCCGCCCTGGGCGACGCGGTCACGGGCAGCGATATGGTGCTGGCCTTCGGCGCGTCCGCCGTCAGCGATGCCGACGATGTCATTCCGGCCGCGATCAGGCTTGCCGGAGGTGCGGTCGAACGCTTCGGCATGCCGGTTGACCCGGGCAATTTGCTGGTCAAGGGGCGTATTGGCGATGTGGTCGTGCTCGGTGCGCCGGGCTGCGCGCGCAGTCCGAAGGAGAACGGCTTCGACTGGGTCCTCGATCGTACGATCGCGGGGCTCGACGTCAGCGAACGCGATATTGCCGGGATGGGCGTCGGCGGCCTGCTGATGGAGATCGCCAGCCGGCCCGAACCACGCGAGAAGGCGACGCGGCCGGTCGACCTCAGGCCGCATGCGATCCTGATGGCGGCGGGCCGGTCGAGCCGCATGGGCGGCGCCAACAAGCTGCTGGCTGCGTTCGATGGCCGGCCGCTGGTCCGGCGCAGCGCCGAGCGCGTCGTCGCGAGTCGCGTCAGGGGAACGGTCGCGGTGCTCGGGCACCAGGCTGGCACTGTCGGCGACGCGCTCGCCGGCGTTTCGCTGACGCGCATCGACAACCCGGACTTCGCCGACGGGCTTTCGACGTCGATCAAGGCCGGCCTCAAGGCGCTACCGGCCGATGCCGCCGGCGCGCTAATCGTGCTTGCCGACATGCCCGAACTGACGACGGCCGACATCGACGAAATGATCGCGGCGTTCGAGCAGAAGGGCGGCCGCGCCGTGGTGCGGGCAACACACAACGGCAAGCGCGGCAATCCGGTGATCCTGCCGCGAGCCTTGTTCGGGGCGGTCGAAAGCCTGGAAGGCGACACCGGCGCTCGCCACCTGGTCGAAAGCGGCCTGGCCGAGGTTATCGATTTCGAGATCGGCCGGGCGGCGACCGTCGATGTCGACACGCCCGAGGCAATGCGCCGGGCAGGCGGCGTGCTTCAGGATTAG
- a CDS encoding DUF1330 domain-containing protein: MTGFIDPTREMFGQFRGLDEEGPIHMLNLVRLRDKAAYPDGREATGAEAYAAYGRESGPVFRRVGGHIAWSGEFKLMLIGPQDERWDLCFIAEYPSGAAFVEMVKDPDYQSAVVHRQAAVADSRLIRLAPRKAGAGFGE, from the coding sequence ATGACCGGTTTTATCGATCCGACACGGGAGATGTTCGGCCAGTTTCGTGGGCTGGACGAGGAAGGCCCGATACACATGTTGAATCTGGTGCGTTTGCGCGACAAGGCGGCTTACCCTGACGGGCGTGAGGCGACCGGCGCCGAGGCCTACGCTGCCTACGGCCGCGAAAGCGGGCCGGTCTTCCGCCGCGTCGGAGGCCATATCGCCTGGTCGGGCGAATTCAAGCTGATGCTGATCGGACCTCAGGACGAGCGTTGGGATCTCTGCTTCATCGCGGAATATCCCTCGGGCGCGGCGTTTGTCGAAATGGTAAAGGATCCCGACTACCAGAGTGCCGTGGTCCACCGCCAGGCAGCCGTCGCCGACTCGCGCCTGATACGTCTGGCGCCGAGAAAGGCGGGAGCGGGCTTCGGTGAATAG
- a CDS encoding aldo/keto reductase, translated as MEKRRIGRTDLLVSKICLGSMTWGEQNTEAEGHAQMDLAFARGVNFIDTAELYPIPPKAETQGRTESIIGTWVKSRKNRADVVLASKVVGRTANDWFRGGRPSKLVRADIFDAIEKSLKKLQTDYLDIYQIHWPERPIPWGSNPTRAGPPSEAGGPDDETPIAETLAVFDELVKAGKIRHVGLSNESSWGVMRFLAESERGVGPRVASLQNAYSLANRTFEVNLAEVCRREDVGFLAYSPLAQGYLTGKYDHGALPKGSRKQLFDRLQRYEKPNALEVYLEYNTLARSFGIEPALFANAFVTQSPLVTSNIIGATSIPQLEMALDSADVEWTTEMQDAVDAVHQRVGNPCP; from the coding sequence ATGGAAAAGCGCCGTATCGGCCGCACCGACCTCCTTGTTTCCAAAATCTGCCTTGGATCGATGACCTGGGGCGAGCAGAACACCGAGGCCGAAGGGCATGCCCAGATGGATCTCGCTTTCGCGCGGGGGGTCAATTTCATCGATACCGCCGAGCTTTATCCGATCCCGCCCAAGGCGGAAACCCAGGGTCGGACAGAGAGCATCATCGGCACTTGGGTGAAGTCGCGGAAGAACCGAGCCGATGTCGTCCTGGCCTCCAAGGTTGTCGGGCGCACCGCCAACGACTGGTTCCGCGGCGGCCGTCCGTCCAAGCTCGTTCGAGCCGATATCTTTGACGCCATCGAGAAGTCGCTGAAGAAGCTTCAGACCGACTATCTGGATATCTACCAGATCCACTGGCCGGAACGGCCGATCCCATGGGGTTCTAACCCGACCCGTGCCGGCCCGCCATCGGAGGCAGGTGGGCCCGATGACGAAACGCCGATCGCTGAAACCCTCGCGGTTTTCGACGAACTGGTGAAAGCGGGCAAGATCCGCCACGTCGGTCTCTCCAACGAGAGTTCCTGGGGCGTTATGCGCTTTCTCGCCGAGAGTGAGCGCGGTGTCGGTCCGCGCGTCGCCTCGCTTCAGAATGCCTACAGTCTCGCCAACCGGACCTTCGAGGTGAATCTTGCCGAGGTCTGCCGACGCGAGGATGTCGGTTTCCTCGCCTATTCTCCGCTGGCACAAGGCTACCTGACCGGAAAATACGATCACGGCGCGCTGCCCAAGGGCTCGCGCAAGCAACTGTTCGACCGCCTGCAGCGCTATGAGAAGCCGAACGCGCTCGAGGTCTACCTGGAGTACAATACGCTGGCGCGCAGCTTCGGCATCGAGCCGGCACTCTTCGCCAACGCCTTCGTCACCCAGAGCCCTCTCGTGACCTCCAACATCATCGGTGCGACGTCGATCCCCCAACTCGAGATGGCACTCGATTCGGCCGATGTCGAATGGACCACGGAGATGCAGGACGCGGTCGACGCGGTGCATCAGCGGGTGGGCAATCCCTGTCCCTGA
- a CDS encoding amidase: MADSKHGQAGGGRFPPPDEICRLGAVDLAAAIREKRFSVAEVVAAFLDRIAAVNPHVNAIVSLRPAEDLLAEAAAADDRLAAGEDVGPLFGVPMAVKDLAQTKGLRTTFGSPIFACHVPEVDDFFVERLRKAGAIVIGKTNVPEFGLGSNTYNPVFGPTLNAFDPHLTAGGSSGGGAVALALHMLPVADGSDYGGSLRNPPAYNNIYGFRPSQGRVPTGPKPESYYAQMGIDGPMGRSVRDMALLLSVQAGRDPRAPLSLCDDVDFLGGLAPAVKGKRIAWLGDLDGHLAFEDGILELCHAGLARFAKAGAIVEPLSLQFDLPALWNAFVTLRHFVTGGGLKPHYDDPEKRALLKPEAIYEIEGALALTADQIFAASQTRTAWHRYLVDIFEEWDALVLPTAQVFPFPLARHWPDAIAGRRMDSYHRWMEVCSYATMAGCPAVNVPVGFDAGGRPMGMQLLGPLGADLGVLCLAAAYEATATDPK; the protein is encoded by the coding sequence GTGGCTGACAGCAAGCATGGACAAGCGGGCGGGGGCCGTTTCCCGCCACCGGACGAAATCTGCCGGCTTGGCGCGGTCGACCTCGCCGCCGCGATCCGCGAAAAGCGCTTTTCCGTCGCCGAAGTCGTGGCTGCGTTCCTCGATCGCATCGCCGCGGTCAATCCGCACGTGAATGCGATCGTATCGTTGCGCCCGGCCGAGGACCTGCTGGCCGAAGCAGCGGCGGCGGATGATCGCCTCGCGGCGGGCGAGGATGTCGGGCCGCTTTTCGGCGTGCCGATGGCGGTAAAGGATTTGGCGCAGACGAAAGGCCTGCGCACCACGTTCGGCTCGCCGATCTTTGCCTGCCATGTCCCGGAGGTCGACGACTTTTTCGTCGAAAGGCTGCGCAAGGCTGGCGCCATCGTCATAGGCAAGACCAACGTGCCCGAGTTCGGTCTCGGCTCCAATACCTACAATCCGGTCTTCGGTCCGACGCTCAACGCCTTCGATCCGCATCTGACGGCGGGCGGGTCGAGCGGCGGCGGCGCCGTCGCGCTGGCGCTGCACATGCTGCCGGTGGCGGATGGCAGCGACTATGGCGGCTCACTGCGCAACCCGCCGGCCTACAACAATATCTACGGCTTTCGCCCCTCACAGGGTCGCGTCCCGACGGGCCCCAAGCCGGAGAGCTACTACGCGCAGATGGGCATTGACGGGCCGATGGGCCGTAGCGTCCGCGACATGGCCTTGCTTCTGTCCGTGCAGGCTGGGCGCGATCCGCGCGCGCCGCTCTCGCTCTGCGACGACGTTGACTTCCTGGGCGGCCTTGCGCCGGCGGTAAAAGGCAAGCGCATTGCGTGGCTTGGCGATCTCGACGGCCATCTTGCCTTCGAGGACGGCATCCTCGAACTTTGCCATGCCGGCCTCGCAAGGTTCGCCAAGGCGGGTGCGATTGTCGAGCCGCTCTCCTTGCAGTTCGACCTGCCGGCATTGTGGAACGCGTTTGTCACGCTGCGCCACTTCGTCACCGGAGGCGGACTGAAACCGCATTACGACGATCCCGAGAAGCGCGCGCTGCTGAAGCCCGAGGCGATCTACGAGATCGAGGGCGCGCTTGCGCTGACGGCCGACCAGATTTTCGCGGCCTCGCAGACGCGAACGGCCTGGCACCGCTACCTCGTCGATATCTTCGAGGAATGGGACGCTCTGGTTCTGCCCACCGCGCAGGTGTTCCCGTTCCCGTTAGCGCGCCACTGGCCCGACGCTATCGCCGGCCGGCGCATGGACAGCTACCATCGCTGGATGGAAGTCTGCTCCTACGCGACCATGGCCGGCTGTCCGGCGGTCAACGTACCGGTGGGCTTCGACGCCGGCGGACGGCCGATGGGTATGCAGCTGCTCGGGCCCTTGGGCGCCGATCTCGGCGTGCTATGCTTGGCAGCGGCCTATGAAGCGACCGCGACCGACCCAAAATAG
- a CDS encoding alpha/beta hydrolase yields MIRPVVLAVFLAAGLVGLAFPSQAVELAPYKDSLFAYPALLSSSDGGRYRVVDYREMRDINGRDAIPERRVKDDYVSLRVRASQQQYALDGIRHYAVGKIDDASIVTIYLHGQGGSRKQGVDDFTFGGNFNRIKNLMVRNDGLYLSPDFPDFGESGEAAVAALIDYYGRKSPQARFFIACGSMGGAICYRLADNAGVAARLGGLILLGSHWDDGFINSAAFRARVPVFIGQGSRDTVFPVERQEAFFRSILAADANYPARFVRFETGTHGTPIRMTDWRETLNWMLGQR; encoded by the coding sequence ATGATCAGGCCTGTCGTCCTTGCCGTTTTCCTTGCCGCGGGCCTAGTCGGGCTTGCGTTTCCCTCGCAGGCCGTCGAACTCGCTCCGTACAAGGACAGCCTCTTTGCCTATCCGGCCCTCCTGTCCTCGAGCGATGGCGGCAGGTACCGCGTCGTCGACTACCGCGAAATGCGCGACATCAACGGCCGCGACGCCATCCCGGAACGGCGGGTGAAGGACGATTATGTGTCGTTGCGCGTGCGCGCGAGCCAGCAGCAATATGCACTAGATGGCATTCGCCACTACGCCGTCGGCAAGATCGACGATGCAAGCATCGTGACGATCTATCTGCACGGCCAGGGCGGCAGCCGCAAGCAGGGCGTCGACGACTTCACCTTTGGCGGCAATTTCAACCGCATCAAGAACCTGATGGTCCGCAATGACGGGCTCTATCTGTCGCCGGACTTTCCGGATTTCGGCGAGAGCGGCGAGGCGGCCGTCGCCGCCCTCATCGATTATTATGGCCGCAAGTCGCCGCAGGCCCGGTTCTTTATCGCCTGCGGGTCGATGGGTGGCGCGATCTGCTACAGGCTGGCCGATAACGCTGGCGTCGCCGCCCGTCTTGGTGGCCTCATCCTGCTCGGCTCGCACTGGGATGACGGCTTCATCAACAGCGCCGCGTTCCGGGCCCGGGTGCCAGTCTTCATCGGCCAGGGAAGCCGCGACACCGTCTTTCCGGTCGAAAGGCAGGAGGCGTTTTTTCGAAGCATCCTTGCCGCGGATGCCAACTATCCGGCCCGCTTCGTCCGTTTCGAAACCGGCACGCATGGCACGCCGATCCGCATGACCGACTGGCGCGAAACGCTCAACTGGATGCTTGGCCAGCGCTAG
- a CDS encoding DUF2218 domain-containing protein — protein MTENTLQSTARVSTDKASRYLQQLCKHFGHKRPVEFTAKHGSIAFDFGTCTLAADDAILTMTVAAEDAASLERMRNVIASHLERFAFREPPQIAWT, from the coding sequence ATGACTGAGAACACCCTGCAATCGACCGCGCGCGTCAGCACGGACAAGGCCAGCCGTTACCTGCAGCAGCTATGCAAACATTTCGGCCACAAGCGGCCGGTCGAATTCACGGCCAAGCATGGCTCGATCGCGTTCGACTTCGGCACATGCACACTGGCAGCCGACGATGCGATCCTGACGATGACGGTCGCGGCTGAGGATGCTGCAAGTCTCGAGCGTATGCGTAACGTGATTGCCAGCCACCTCGAGCGTTTCGCCTTCCGCGAGCCGCCACAGATTGCCTGGACCTGA
- a CDS encoding DUF1176 domain-containing protein, whose protein sequence is MRTAIAVAVIAALTALAQAQDAPYKDDRSSAGNLIQSYYNAVNRREYARAWSYFGADKPAPDLDSFADGYSTTESVDLVVGNISSEGAAGSTFYQIAVAIRSTEAGGAQQVFSGCYTARLANPQIQGDPFQPMHIVEGSLETASEPLEDAVPPQCGDMPPDPAGDPVMRRARELFEKAYGDSCRGMPGGNSRPEPESHTIEFRYDYDDADAPTRQARLVQFYCDAGAYNEIFVYYISDEIDGVRELHFASPDLDIRYENDDFEGAVEEIRIIGFNEQNRLVNSSYDPQTYTITSHSKWRGLGDASSVGTWLFRHGQFVLVKYEVDASYDGEINPEVILDYYSAP, encoded by the coding sequence ATGCGCACAGCAATCGCCGTCGCCGTCATCGCGGCCCTTACGGCTCTCGCTCAAGCCCAGGACGCGCCGTATAAGGACGATCGCTCAAGCGCTGGAAACCTGATTCAGTCCTACTACAACGCCGTCAATCGCCGCGAATACGCGCGGGCGTGGAGTTACTTCGGCGCTGACAAGCCGGCTCCAGACCTCGACAGCTTTGCCGACGGCTACAGCACGACAGAGAGCGTGGATCTTGTCGTCGGCAATATCAGTTCCGAAGGCGCCGCCGGCAGCACCTTCTACCAGATTGCCGTTGCGATCCGCTCGACCGAGGCCGGCGGCGCCCAACAGGTCTTTTCCGGCTGCTACACGGCGCGGCTCGCCAATCCGCAAATCCAGGGCGACCCCTTCCAGCCCATGCATATCGTGGAAGGATCGCTCGAGACAGCGTCGGAGCCGCTGGAGGATGCCGTTCCTCCACAATGCGGCGACATGCCGCCCGATCCTGCGGGCGATCCGGTCATGAGGCGCGCACGCGAGTTGTTCGAGAAGGCCTATGGCGATTCCTGCCGTGGCATGCCCGGCGGCAACAGCCGTCCTGAACCGGAAAGCCACACGATCGAGTTCCGCTACGACTACGACGACGCCGACGCGCCGACGCGTCAGGCTCGCCTGGTGCAGTTCTACTGCGACGCGGGTGCCTACAACGAGATCTTCGTCTACTACATCTCGGACGAGATCGATGGCGTGCGCGAACTGCATTTCGCCAGTCCGGATCTCGATATCCGCTATGAGAACGACGATTTCGAAGGCGCGGTCGAGGAAATCCGTATCATTGGCTTCAACGAGCAGAACCGGCTGGTGAATTCGTCATACGATCCTCAGACCTACACGATCACGTCACACAGCAAGTGGCGCGGGCTCGGTGATGCGTCGTCGGTCGGAACATGGCTGTTCCGTCACGGCCAGTTCGTTCTGGTCAAATACGAGGTCGACGCGTCCTATGACGGGGAGATCAATCCGGAGGTGATCCTCGACTATTATTCGGCGCCGTAG